A genomic region of Deltaproteobacteria bacterium CG11_big_fil_rev_8_21_14_0_20_42_23 contains the following coding sequences:
- a CDS encoding NADH-quinone oxidoreductase subunit A, whose translation MSESAAALLILFVASIALGSVVVLVSSFIGKKSRKGEAYHTPYECGLDPVVESHRRIPIHFFLIAVQFIIFDIEVVFLYPWAKVFLRFVEAGLGLVMFVKMMIFLGVLLIGFIYVWKRGALEWEQ comes from the coding sequence ATGTCAGAATCAGCCGCAGCTTTACTTATTTTGTTTGTTGCCTCCATCGCCTTGGGCAGTGTTGTGGTGCTTGTTTCTTCGTTTATTGGAAAAAAATCTCGCAAAGGCGAAGCCTACCACACGCCATACGAGTGTGGTCTTGATCCAGTAGTTGAATCGCACCGTAGAATTCCCATTCATTTTTTTCTTATTGCCGTGCAGTTTATTATTTTTGATATCGAAGTGGTGTTTTTATATCCCTGGGCCAAAGTGTTTTTGCGTTTTGTTGAGGCAGGTTTGGGCTTGGTAATGTTTGTGAAAATGATGATCTTTTTGGGCGTGCTCCTGATTGGTTTTATCTACGTATGGAAACGAGGCGCTCTAGAGTGGGAACAATAG